From the Saccharomyces paradoxus chromosome V, complete sequence genome, the window TAAGTAACCTGAAAGTAAAGCTTGGTAGTCTTGGGAAAAATTATCGAAAAGACCTGATAAGAGTTCCTTCAAATCTGTTTCCCTCGTTATAGTTCCAAACACTTTATCTAAACCATATCCGGTATGGTTGGAAAACTGGACACTGTTACAACAATCCACGTCCCAGCCTAGACATTGCAAAGGAAATGTTGCAGCCTTATTTCCCACATACCCATGTACAACATGAGACTGCGTTGCCAAGAGACGAGGCATTTTTTTCGTAGTTTTCAATAGCTACAGCAGACCAAACTCAGGAAAACTTGTTCGTCAGTGAACTCGATTCCTTCACCAACCATCAAATCTTCACAAACTAATTCGTTTTTTGATCGATAGCAAAGCAGTCATGATTACATCTTTTgcttatttttgaaatatttcagtCATCGGACAATAGCGGAAATAGGATTCTCATATTTCCGTCTTTGATGCAAGAAAAGGTTCAAAGGCTCATGAACATAACTATTACGATGTTCAATTAGCTAAGAGGAAACCATCGCCATGtcgaaggaaaaaaaaatcgtaAAATAAAATAGGCTTTGAACTATCCTCGTATTAAATGAAAGTTGGTGGGCTAGGATAGTAGATGATAGcgcataaaaaaaaagaagcaaataTGAACAATTTCACACGAAATTCCCACTCTTTTACACGACATCCCTGTCTTTGATAAGAAAGGAAACTCAAAAATTCTCACAAAATTATTAACTGGCCAACCAATACGATGACCGGCAGATTCCACCTGGCCACTTATGAGGTCAACACAATGCATACGATTTTGCTCTGCCGACATAGTGCCGAGCCTAAAGCCTTCCACGTATATATGAGGCGATGAAATGGGCATACTTTTCTGTGTTTCGTTAACGTGGCACCTGGAACTTCACTCATTTAGGTTTAGATGTGGCAAAGCTAATTCCTGTACCATCACCACTACAGCCACTGTGGCAAGATTTGAAGTATGTGATACCAttcttatttattattgatcCTCCCTCTAATGTCAACAACATGGAGATAAAAATCCCTATTTTAGAAGATCGCATAAAATcttgatattgataaacTATTATAGGCCATGTTCTAATCGAATCCTATTACTACCATAATTGTAGTTAATCCCAGGATAGTGCTAATTATACTTGAAATTCAGTCCCGATTTTTACTTTCCAGACCTAAATTAACTACTTTTTTCTACGTCGTGTGCAGTTGGTCTAACCTTGGTTGCTGtatatattgttatttatATAAGTTGGTCACAAGAAATCGTTCATTAAGGTAAGGATGGGTTACTGATTGCATAGTGAATATCATTTTGTTCACTTTAGTTTGATTGCCAGGCGTAGACTTTGCAAATTGTTCAACAAGATTAAGCTCATCAAATAACGAAAATAATACAGCTATCAGGTGAAACAAGAGAAGCACTGTTAGGAGACAGATTTACTAACTTCATCCGTCGCCTTCCCTTTGTGTTTCcttactttttttcttctcttaaAGTTTCCTCCACTGTTAATTTTAACTACGTGTGTATctttaataataatgtcCTATCAGAAAGAACAATTTTCATAATCcttacttttattttttttttgcttaaAATACATGTAACATAGATACTTAATTACCTGTTTTGAAAAGTCGCTCGATTGTCTATATAATATCGTCTAAGAAAGCTCACGCTTCACCAATTATTCgggtaaagaaaaagagccGTTATTAGTCACCATTAATGTGTAGGTTACTGAAAACTTAATAAGGTCACATTAAAAGATGCATTCCCACTATTGTGTTCAgatatttccaaaaatagGTAAAGTAAGACTCTTTTCAACTGTCAACTAATATAGTAACTATATCAAatccaaatcaaaaaatgaaaataataacgaaccttctattttttcttgtaacGATCGTCGAGTTCGCGAGTGCTAGTACACCACTTCATGATGGTGTAAATGCGCCCTTATTACGTGATAACTCCACTCTAACTGATGTGCGTAATGTGTTAAGGTGCTTGCAAGTATCCGGTATGCCAAACAACACAGTGGTGGCGACTGATACTATTGAAACTCTCATCATTTTTAGCAATCGTACCGAAACTAACACTACCGCTATGAGAAAGATAGTATCGAACTGTTATCGTTATTACGCGTATGATCTTGGTTTTACTCACTACAAATACGACCATTTTCCTGATGAAATAAGTTACGTGACAACCCTTGACGATGCCATTCTCAACTATACGAACTTGCCTCACTTTGACAGTGCAAGAAGCTAGTGCCTGCCGACATCTTGGCCAATTGCAGTAAGTACGCAGTTTGCCACGTTATGTTCATGTCTGATTCCCATTTTTAAGTGAAGGCGATATTATTAAGATACAGAGTATAGGTATACTAGAAATTCTCCTCTAGAAATGGGAATCCGGAAAAGGGGatcgataattctacataaccgtatatttatttatttcatttcatACGTAattattcattatcctaATAGTgttatttcatctttctttttacatgttgtcattcattatcctattaaattatcaatccttgcatttcagcttccactaaatttgatgacGGCTTCTCATCATTTTATGTCATTTTCTAACGCCgtatataataatatttcgAGGACGATATCTAGTAGTTAGTGGATCACAGCCGATTTTTTGTGCTAGCAACACCCAAAAAAAGGTACCACCGTCCCAAGACGAATGTACACGTAGAAAGTGGTTGTAtggaagataaaaaaaaagtcgtACCACCAAATGACTGACGTAGACCCGCAAGTCACCATAGAAGcttttataaatatattcGGGACGATGCCTTTGTCTAAAAAACGGGCGTTTTTGGAAACTTCAATTTAACGTTACAACCATGACAATGAGAGGAGGAAGATGTCATGATTGAAATTGCATTGGTACCTAAAACGGTAGCGACTGAGCCAATAGGGTCGATACAATTACTCATATGAGTAACTGTCAAATACACCTGAAATAAGCTAAGATGCACCATCATAAATGGGTCATTGCAATGGAGAAATATAGTGGTGTCTTGCAGAATACAGTGCGGAACATATCACAgaatggaaagaaaagactTGATACTTGAATCTGAAATTTCTCTATACTATTTATAAGTGACCTTTTAACCcagaatattcaaattaGCTGAGCGCCGTGGCGCAGTGGAAGCGCGCAGGGCTCATAACCCTGATGTCCTCGGATCGAAACCGAGCGGCGctaattttaattttttgaattctcAACAATTCGATGAAACATTTACCATTTAGTCTATAGAGTTATAAGCTTTAACTTCAGCATGCAACTTAGGGGAAGTGAGGGAACTGAACTCTTTATCAGGAATGAAATCAAGGCCGTCCACGGCCTTGTTCacttataaaaaaatgtgatCGTACAAAGGTACATTACCCGGAAAAGAAACgcaattaaaaaaaaaaaaaaaaaaaaacagaaaaagtGGTTAAGTGATTGACTGACCCTTGATAGTGTTGTACAATTATACACTCGTTCTGATTAAAAAACTTGTCattaaaaaactttttaaaagaaagagaagattgTGTTTATTGCTTTTCTCAAAAAGACTAATCAATTAGAataacaaaagaaacatatacatataatGACTGAATTGTGTCCTGTCTACGCCCCTTTCTTTGGTGCCATTGGTTGTGCCTCTGCAATTATCTTCACTTCATTAGGTGCTGCTTACGGTACTGCTAAGTCTGGTGTTGGTATCTGTGCCACCTGTGTGTTGAGACCAGACCTGTTATTCAAGAACATTGTTCCTGTTATTATGGCTGGTATCATTGCCATTTACGGTTTAGTTGTTTCCGTTTTGGTTTGTTATTCATTGGGCCAAAAGCAAGCTCTGTACACTGGTTTCATCCAATTGGGTGCCGGTCTATCAGTCGGTTTAAGTGGTCTAGCTGCTGGTTTCGCTATTGGTATTGTCGGTGATGCAGGTGTTAGAGGTTCCTCTCAACAACCAAGATTATTCGTCGGtatgattttgattttgatttttgctGAAGTTTTGGGTCTATACGGTTTGATTGTTGCTTTGTTGTTGAACTCCAGAGCTACTCAAGATGTTGTCTGTTAAGGCAGCATCTGAATCACTAAAGCAGAAATAGAGAATACAAAAGAATCTTTTAGTGAGAAACTATGAAAagtatcaaaaatttttcatcttaAGATTGTTTATAGCCCCTATTTCTACTTCATATCCAAACTACCTCATTTCAAGCTTCCTTTTTATTAGTaccattattattgtttaaAAGAGTATTACACGCTAAATATGTATATCTTAATTTTTAATGTGtataaaatagaaaatttgaatatcAAGGAGCAACATAGAGCATTATGCGTTTTTGAGCTACACAATAGGTTCGATGAGGCAACTATACCTGTACTCTTCATTGTGACCCAACCTTATCGACTTCTATTGTTAAAGTAAAACCATTGTatcgtttctttttcttatcgGGTTTCTATCCGGGTAATACGTTCAGCatatagaaaatttttttcatttcttttttatttttcttttcattttttctttttctcagaaaattttttttcaatgcgAGAATGAGATGAgttagaaaatttttcactttaaAACTAATATCTTAGTTAATGATGCTTAAACCACTTAGTTTTAATCTCTATCCTCCGATCTTACTTTAAATCGTCATTCGAGCGAGCTTTCTATACCAGGACCATACTGATTATTGCAAGGAACTTGAATAAACCAGATTTTATACTATAAAAACCTATACTTAAAATGTCTGCCCCAAACCCAAAGGCTTTCCCATTAGCCGATGCTGCATTAACCCAACAAATCTTGGATGTCGTTCAACAAGCTGCTAACTTGAGACAATTGAAGAAAGGTGCCAACGAAGCTACCAAAACTTTGAACCGTGGTATTTCTGAATTCATCATTATGGCTGCTGACTGTGAACCTATTGAAATCCTATTGCATTTACCATTACTATGTGAAGATAAGAATGTTCCATACGTCTTTGTCCCATCTAGAGTTGCTTTGGGTAGAGCTTGTGGTGTTTCTAGACCAGTTATTGCTGCTTCTATTACCACTAACGATGCTTCTGCTATCAAGACCCAAATCTACGCTGTTAAGGACAAGATTGaaactttattgatttAAGTAGATTGGATTATATCTTTAaacataattttttgtattatctaaatattataaaaaaagtcttTTGCTTTCCACTAGTGCAGATGCCAACCatactctttttttggtcGTATGATATATGTCATATATTTATTGAAGTGCCTTACTCGAATGATGTAAATATACAAACATACGTAATCAACTGTGCAGGCATCAAGTTGCATATCAAAACAATGCAAAGTTTTTTCATGGAAACTATTAATCTAAAGGAATTGTGCTTTCACCTTTTTAGTTTTAAAggatcaaaaaaatctatgGTCTTATATGGTGGATGATCAATATGTCTTCTCTTCAAATTTCTAGCAAGCTCATCAAACCCGCTTTCATTTATTCCAGTCTCCTTACTCGCAGAATATCGTTTAGTAACGTTTCGCATGTTTGTTCCAGGCCTTCGGATAGCTCTTTCATGTTCAAGCTTGACCGTTTTGTAATTATGCAATGTTCTCATCCACAGTTCACCAATGAATTCCGATATAATATAAATTTGACCCTCTGTACCACAAAGTACAAATAAGGGTATAACACCCTCCAACCTTTGATCATTAAAACTTGGACATATTTGAAGGTTTTGAAATCCATCCGGGATGACCGCCAGTGAGATTATCTTATTAGGTAATCGAATTTTTAGGTATGGGATAGTCAACCCATCCTTGTCGGCTAATAATTTATCAGAATCCTCATATATTGTCAGCGTATTATCAGCACCAATGATGGCAACATAAGATCTATTGGAATATTTCAACTTAGTACATGAAAGGCCTGATAATCGATCTAATGGGTAGTTCTTACCACTTGCCAAATAATCGTTCTCACATCCTGTTGGCTCTTTGAAAATCGTTTTAGTCGCTACTTGCGTTATGCTTCCGAATTCCTTAAAACTCAAGTAAGAACGTTCAGTGTGCTCTGATGGATGTTCTATGGATGTCCTAATTGGAAGGTGGGTTCTCACAAAACCTCTCAAAGGCTCAAATTGAACCAGATAATCGCCACTCATATATATTGGAAGCCCCATATGGTTAACCGATGCAAGTGTTGGGAAAGAATAGGCTTCGAGAATTTCCGAGCCCTCCTTGAGtatgtttattttatatGCTGCTATGCCACTACCgccagaaaataaaaccaTATTGCACTCATAGTATATAAGAACCGAGCATATACAATCTTCGAGATAATTTGCATACAACTGGATAATGCTATTATTTCTGATTTCAAACAGCCAGAATTTTGTACGTTTATCATCAATTCCTAAACACACGATAAACTTATTACCGTAGAAGGGCCCCAGTGATGAGTAAATCGAATCTTGGTCTGGCCACAATGGCTTCACAACCGCATGTGAATACTTTTCATTCGAAAAACTAAATGTGGAAATTGTCTTCATTAAAACGTAATCGAATAGCATCAACTTGTATTGCCTACTATTGGTATCGACTAAGCACGCCACAGCCTGGCTGAGGTTATTTGGAATAGTATAGAGCTGTACAGGAACGCTGGGGAGGTCAAGCATATAATTCTCTAATTGCGGTTTTAATGGAACCATCTGTTTAGTGAAATATTCACGGTGAAACGTTTTACTAAAGTCAAAGATGCTTATTCGAGATTCATCATCTAGAATACAAAGAGAGAACAGCACCTTACCAGGAAGAATTCTCATTCGTCTTGGAACCAAGCCCAACTGTACGTAACCGTAAGACATGTTTTGCAGATTTAGTagaattatttctttgTCGTTGTAAAGGAAAACTAAAGGCAAAGTAGGAATTGTATCCAGTAGTTCTAATTTCTGATCGAGTGACGAGTGCATCTCTAAAACCACTCTCAAAAAGTTGGATTCTGATTTGTAGACTCTTACACAGCCAACATACGATGATGCAATGATGTAAATTGAGTCGTCTTCATGGTTTTTACCGACCCAGGATTCCTTTATCAATTGATCATAGGCTATAAAAGAATAATCTGGATGAGATGTAGCCACTTTCTTTTGGCTGTCATCCCATACTGAAATCCTGCCCTCTGAGTAAACGGCAAAAAGATATTTCTCGTTGCCATCCGAGAAACAACTAACAATACTTTCTTTGGAATCGAGCccttggaaaaaaaaatcttttattttacgTAGAGAATCGGATTTTGCCTCAAATGTTGAAATCCTGACCCCAGAGTTCTGTATGGGATAACAGAACATTGTCGAGGAGTTGTGATCCGACAGCATGATATCAAACTGCCTAATTTCTCCAGTAGAACCATCCATATCggctttcaaaaattttcccGTCCTAGTAACGAGTATATTGCAGTCATATAGTTCATCCATTAACAATATTCCGTTTCTATAAACCAATCCCCCTGATTCATATGCAAATTTGTCACCGCCATTAATCACTAGGTCTGTAACCCAAAAATCAGTTACATTCTCTAAAAGCACTTTAGTAGAAGTGACTAACTTAAAGAGATTTTTGTTATataccaaaaatttcttttctagaAACCCTTTTTTCGAGTTAAAACTTCCACACAAAAGCAATGAATCGATATCTGTTCCTTTGTTCCTAATAACTTGTGATGCAAGATAGACTCTGTTTGTATAAACCGGACCTCCTTTCACCTTGTGTAATTTAGAACCTCGGTGATTTCTCGATATAAAATTTATGCCATTTATTCTTGTTAGCGTTATATACTTCTCACCTGGAAGCTGCAAAATAATATCGCATAGATCATGTTTAGGAAGCTTAAAcacttttccttttgacCACTGTAGATCTTCCTGGGCgtggttttcttttaatgaCCCTGTATGTATTTTGGTAGTATACCTATTAGCGTACGCGTCAAAAATTGTCAAGAAAATGACTGTTTTTTCGTATATCACATTATAAGAGTCTCTTAGAAATTTGTAGTTCTCCGCATTTGGGAGGCCTTtgtttttaaaaaaagctCCCCTTTTGAGTCCTCttgtttctatttttaatatttgaGTGTAGGTGTTGGTCAAAACTATGATGGTGTGGCCGCAAATAACTTCCATATAAcaaaattcatcatca encodes:
- the SNU13 gene encoding RNA binding protein SNU13 (RNA binding protein~similar to YEL026W), which gives rise to MSAPNPKAFPLADAALTQQILDVVQQAANLRQLKKGANEATKTLNRGISEFIIMAADCEPIEILLHLPLLCEDKNVPYVFVPSRVALGRACGVSRPVIAASITTNDASAIKTQIYAVKDKIETLLI
- a CDS encoding uncharacterized protein (similar to YEL025C); protein product: MARQDETGSKQSESNASFLPLCITSHKSKDEAEKLVSCLHHEGSYYLCFSYGLYTGTSNELKAKVEFALDGPFIVNYTTIPKFKSAFFCHLLMFNDGSIKGFKYENNKFEIIYNSNVAPKLDTISSSVSSWLNASLDGILYTCNNNMSYDSSLRTFGATIYSFNFKNGLVQKFYATDGEEIISFHFISREDLLGDITHAGKSDAYFFCLLKSDYSENLLLKEYHSSGNHEDRKFDLYEYRQYNLLPISDDEFCYMEVICGHTIIVLTNTYTQILKIETRGLKRGAFFKNKGLPNAENYKFLRDSYNVIYEKTVIFLTIFDAYANRYTTKIHTGSLKENHAQEDLQWSKGKVFKLPKHDLCDIILQLPGEKYITLTRINGINFISRNHRGSKLHKVKGGPVYTNRVYLASQVIRNKGTDIDSLLLCGSFNSKKGFLEKKFLVYNKNLFKLVTSTKVLLENVTDFWVTDLVINGGDKFAYESGGLVYRNGILLMDELYDCNILVTRTGKFLKADMDGSTGEIRQFDIMLSDHNSSTMFCYPIQNSGVRISTFEAKSDSLRKIKDFFFQGLDSKESIVSCFSDGNEKYLFAVYSEGRISVWDDSQKKVATSHPDYSFIAYDQLIKESWVGKNHEDDSIYIIASSYVGCVRVYKSESNFLRVVLEMHSSLDQKLELLDTIPTLPLVFLYNDKEIILLNLQNMSYGYVQLGLVPRRMRILPGKVLFSLCILDDESRISIFDFSKTFHREYFTKQMVPLKPQLENYMLDLPSVPVQLYTIPNNLSQAVACLVDTNSRQYKLMLFDYVLMKTISTFSFSNEKYSHAVVKPLWPDQDSIYSSLGPFYGNKFIVCLGIDDKRTKFWLFEIRNNSIIQLYANYLEDCICSVLIYYECNMVLFSGGSGIAAYKINILKEGSEILEAYSFPTLASVNHMGLPIYMSGDYLVQFEPLRGFVRTHLPIRTSIEHPSEHTERSYLSFKEFGSITQVATKTIFKEPTGCENDYLASGKNYPLDRLSGLSCTKLKYSNRSYVAIIGADNTLTIYEDSDKLLADKDGLTIPYLKIRLPNKIISLAVIPDGFQNLQICPSFNDQRLEGVIPLFVLCGTEGQIYIISEFIGELWMRTLHNYKTVKLEHERAIRRPGTNMRNVTKRYSASKETGINESGFDELARNLKRRHIDHPPYKTIDFFDPLKLKR
- the VMA3 gene encoding H(+)-transporting V0 sector ATPase subunit c (Proteolipid subunit c of the V0 domain of vacuolar H(+)-ATPase~similar to YEL027W) — protein: MTELCPVYAPFFGAIGCASAIIFTSLGAAYGTAKSGVGICATCVLRPDLLFKNIVPVIMAGIIAIYGLVVSVLVCYSLGQKQALYTGFIQLGAGLSVGLSGLAAGFAIGIVGDAGVRGSSQQPRLFVGMILILIFAEVLGLYGLIVALLLNSRATQDVVC